In Turicibacter sanguinis, a genomic segment contains:
- the ylbD gene encoding spore coat protein YlbD, whose translation MDSQLDEFKSFVRKYPGLKNDVRSGKATWQSIYEEWYLYGEDDSQWEKYKEVTQESNQSAPATDKTKSETKSTTTSNSSSATLSGTEMMAQAFQYLQKMDMNKVQQTMTTVQKFIQLFQTMQGGKGAGTAAGLGAAASQKQSFPGLFSKFDD comes from the coding sequence GTGGACAGTCAATTAGATGAATTTAAAAGCTTCGTACGTAAATATCCTGGATTAAAAAATGATGTTCGAAGTGGAAAAGCAACATGGCAGTCAATCTATGAGGAATGGTACTTGTATGGAGAAGATGATAGCCAATGGGAAAAATACAAAGAAGTTACACAAGAAAGTAATCAAAGCGCGCCAGCTACGGATAAGACAAAAAGTGAAACGAAATCAACAACTACATCTAATAGTAGCTCTGCAACACTATCGGGGACAGAAATGATGGCTCAAGCATTTCAGTATCTTCAAAAAATGGATATGAATAAAGTTCAACAAACCATGACGACCGTACAGAAATTTATTCAACTTTTCCAAACGATGCAAGGTGGTAAGGGAGCCGGTACGGCTGCAGGATTAGGAGCAGCAGCTAGTCAAAAACAATCATTCCCTGGTTTATTCTCAAAATTTGATGATTAG